CTGGGCGTTCCGCATCATGGTCGGCATCGGCTTCTTCTTGATCCTGTTGACCGGCACATTCTTCGTGCTGTCTGCGCGGCGCAAGCTGGATCGCCATCCATTCCTGCTCAAAGTTGCAGTCTTTGCCATTCCACTGCCATGGATCGCTGCGGAAATGGGCTGGATTGTCGCTGAGTTCGGACGACAGCCTTGGATTATTGAAGGTATTCTGCCAACAGCGGTTGCCGTCTCCAATCTTGGTGCCTCGACGGTTCTTTTGACGATCGTCGGATTTGTAGCGATCTACACAGTCCTGTTCATCATCGAAATGGGCCTGATGTTGCGCGCGATCAAAGCCGGGCCTGAACCCGACAGCAAACCAGAAGCAAAGCTTGCACCTGTAAGCATTGCGCCAGCGGAGTAAAGATCATGATACTCAGCGACTTGTTGGACTATGAAACACTCCGCATCATCTGGTGGGTGCTGCTCGGTGTATTGCTGATCGCCTTTGCTGCGATGGATGGTTTCGATCTTGGCGTCGGCATTTTGTTGCCGTTTGCCGGTAGAACGGATGTCGAGCGGCGTATTGTCATCAATACCATCGGTCCCATTTGGGAAGGCAATCAGGTGTGGTTGATCCTTGGCGGCGGCGCTATCTTCGCCGCTTGGCCGCCGCTTTACGCCGTATCCTTCTCAGGATTCTATCTGGCAATGTTTCTTATATTGTTTGCCCTGATCCTGCGTCCGGTTGGCTTTAAGTTTCGCTCGAAACGCGACAGCGTGGCGTGGCGTACGGGCTGGGACTGGGCGTTGTTCATCGGTGGCTTCGTGCCTTCGTTGATCTTCGGCGTTGCGGTAGGAAACGTTTTGCAAGGCGTGCCATTCCGTTTCAACGACGATCTTCAGATCTTCTATGACGGAACATTCTTCGGGTTGCTCAATCCGTTCGCACTACTCTGCGGTGTGCTTTCCGTCACGATGCTGACGATGCTCGGCGCGGGATGGCTGGTGCTGAAGACCACTGGCGAGGTGCAGGCAAGGGCGCGTTCATTTGGCAGCATTGCAGCGTTGCTGACGACCGTACTTTACGTGGTGGCAGGCATCATCAGCTGGCTCTGGGTATCGGGCTACACAATCACCAGTGCTGTGGTGACAGGAGGACCATCGAACCCCCTGCGCAAGGCCGTTGAACTGGATCACGGTGCATGGTTCGTTAATTACATGAACTATCCGATCCTCCTGATCGCACCGGCACTTGGCATTCTCGGTCCGCTGCTGCTTTTCATCATGTTTCGCAGCAAACGTGAGATCGCACCGATACTCACCGGACAGCTATCCGTCTTGGGCATTATCGCTTCAGTCGGTGTCTCGATGTTCCCGTTCATTCTGCCATCTTCGATCGATCCCCGTTCGAGCCTGACAGTCTGGGATGCATCGTCGAGCCACATGACCTTGTTCATCATGCTGGTTGTAACCTTGATCTTCCTTCCACTCATCGTCGCCTATACCTCGTGGGTTTATAAGGTTCTGTGGGGCAAGGTTGATAAGGAAATGATCGAAGACGAAAGCAACCACGCTTATTAGAGCGCCGTGCGCCCACTTGGGCGCACAAAGGTCACTCTAACACTTTAAAATGAGAGCATAATTTTAGCTCAAACTAAGAAAGGAAGAGCAAGATGTGGTATTTCTCCTGGCTTCTTGGCCTGCCGCTTGCTGTAGCTTTCGCCGTATTGAACGCCATGTGGTATGAGTTGATGGACGACAGGGCGCGTAAGCGCCTTGCCGGAGACCCAACCGCTGAACTGGCGCGCGAAGGCATCAAGCATCATTAGACTACCAACAGAAATGGCCCGGAAACGGGCCATTTATTTATTTGGTGCCAAAACCAAATCGATTCCTACAATCCGGCAACAAACACAGCTATTGGAGCTGTGGACAAAATGCCTCACATGGCAG
The genomic region above belongs to Ochrobactrum quorumnocens and contains:
- the cydB gene encoding cytochrome d ubiquinol oxidase subunit II, with product MILSDLLDYETLRIIWWVLLGVLLIAFAAMDGFDLGVGILLPFAGRTDVERRIVINTIGPIWEGNQVWLILGGGAIFAAWPPLYAVSFSGFYLAMFLILFALILRPVGFKFRSKRDSVAWRTGWDWALFIGGFVPSLIFGVAVGNVLQGVPFRFNDDLQIFYDGTFFGLLNPFALLCGVLSVTMLTMLGAGWLVLKTTGEVQARARSFGSIAALLTTVLYVVAGIISWLWVSGYTITSAVVTGGPSNPLRKAVELDHGAWFVNYMNYPILLIAPALGILGPLLLFIMFRSKREIAPILTGQLSVLGIIASVGVSMFPFILPSSIDPRSSLTVWDASSSHMTLFIMLVVTLIFLPLIVAYTSWVYKVLWGKVDKEMIEDESNHAY
- the cydX gene encoding cytochrome bd-I oxidase subunit CydX, whose product is MWYFSWLLGLPLAVAFAVLNAMWYELMDDRARKRLAGDPTAELAREGIKHH